The proteins below are encoded in one region of Solenopsis invicta isolate M01_SB chromosome 8, UNIL_Sinv_3.0, whole genome shotgun sequence:
- the LOC120356846 gene encoding THAP domain-containing protein 8-like — protein sequence MGVYCLLCGNRNKTVSYHRFPKNKQDREKWLSFCGIKEQDLNTATFLCSNHFKEEDLKKKLNCLITNPGAIPSIKTQKRKKSNTTDNKCLPPIKKHNLGEVVSIVEADASNSPTAANTIFTLIEDSPTAANTRSTLIEDSPTAANTTSTLKNIISYIIYHYIISYIT from the exons atgggagTGTATTGTCTGCTGTGCGGCAATCGAAACAAAACCGTTTCATATCACcg gtTTCCGAAAAATAAGCAAGATCGAGAAAAATGGCTATCCTTCTGTGGAATCAAGGAGCAGGATCTTAATACCGCTACCTTCCTATGTTCCAATCATTTTAAGGAAgaagatttaaagaaaaaattaaattgtttaattacaaaTCCTGGAGCAATACCATCTATAAAGACACAGAAAAGGAAAAA ATCAAATACAACAGACAACAAGTGTCTGCCACcaataaaaaaacacaatttggGTGAAGTTGTGTCCATTGTAGAAGCTGATGCATCCAATTCTCCGACAGCAGCTAATACTATATTTACATTGATTGAAGATTCTCCGACAGCAGCTAATACTAGATCTACATTGATTGAAGATTCTCCGACAGCAGCTAATACTACATctacattgaaaaatataatatcatatatcatatatcattatATCATATCCtatatcaca